Proteins encoded in a region of the Carassius gibelio isolate Cgi1373 ecotype wild population from Czech Republic chromosome B5, carGib1.2-hapl.c, whole genome shotgun sequence genome:
- the gusb gene encoding beta-glucuronidase yields MGSSGAERAAKRLFLAALCGVCQALQGGMLFPTESPSREVKDVSGLWSFRADLSPERSRGFEQQWFKGPLAETGPVIDMPVPSSYNDITQDAKIRDFIGWVWYEKDVWMPSRWIQDRGTRIVLRVGSAHYYSMLWVNGVKVTEHVGGHLPFEADISGVLRQTSVNPCRITIAVNNTLTLETLPPGTIQYMNDRTRYPAGYFVQNTNFDFFNYAGIHRSVLLYTTPQAHIDDITVETTFSDNIGLVSFNVSVLGSSKAAVKVMLSAHDGRCVASADGSRGVLKVTDVNLWWPYLMHENPAYLYSMEVQATAEDGQTDVYTLPVGIRTIKVTNKQFLINNKPFYFHGVNKHEDADIRGKGFDWPLVVKDFNLMKWMGVNSFRTSHYPYAEEILQMADRHGIVIIDECPGVGIKDIRSFGNVSLAHHLTVMEELVRRDKNHPSVVMWSVANEPASEMPPAGLYFKELVSHTKSLDSSRPVTYITASNYARDLGAPYVDVICVNSYLSWYHDPGHTELISLQLNTQFDNWYGKYQKPIIQSEYGADAVPGLHSDPPMMFTEEYQKTVLQNYHNVFDQKRKEFVIGELIWNFADFMTSQNIIRVVGNKKGIFTRQRQPKAGAFLLRERYWRIANETGVLPTWARYPCL; encoded by the exons ATGGGCTCCAGCGGAGCGGAGCGAGCGGCTAAACGCTTGTTTCTGGCCGCTCTGTGCGGTGTGTGCCAGGCGCTGCAGGGAGGGATGCTGTTCCCCACAGAGTCTCCCTCCAGAGAAGTGAAAGACGTGAGCGGCCTGTGGAGCTTCAGAGCGGATCTGTCTCCGGAGCGGAGCCGTGGCTTCGAGCAGCAGTGGTTCAAGGGTCCTCTGGCCGAG ACAGGGCCTGTTATTGACATGCCGGTGCCGTCCAGCTACAATGACATCACACAAGACGCCAAAATCCGGGATTTCATTGGCTGGGTGTGGTATGAGAAGGACGTATGGATGCCGTCGCGCTGGATCCAGGACCGAGGAACACGGATCGTGCTCCGAGTGGGAAGCGCTCACTATTACTCAATGCTT TGGGTGAACGGGGTCAAGGTGACCGAGCATGTGGGCGGTCATCTCCCGTTTGAGGCGGACATCAGCGGCGTTCTGCGGCAGACGAGCGTGAACCCGTGTCGAATCACCATCGCTGTGAACAACACTTTAACTCTAGAGACGCTTCCACCGGGAACCATCCAGTACATGAACGACCGCACCAG ATACCCCGCTGGATACTTCGTTCAGAACACAAACTTTGATTTCTTCAACTACGCTGGAATACACCGATCGGTTCTGCTGTACACCACACCACAGGCGCACATTGATGACATCACAGTGGAGACCACCTTCTCTGATAACATCG GGCTGGTCAGTTTTAACGTGTCTGTGTTGGGCAGCTCTAAAGCCGCTGTGAAAGTCATGCTCTCGGCTCACGACGGCAGATGTGTGGCTTCGGCCGACGGCTCCAGAGGAGTCCTCAAAGTCACTGACGTTAACCTCTGGTGGCCGTATCTGATGCACGAGAACCCAGCGTACCTTTACTCCATGGAG GTTCAGGCGACCGCAGAGGACGGACAGACGGATGTTTACACTCTTCCTGTTGGAATTCGTACCATTAAAGTCACCAACAAACAGTTTCTCATCAACAACAAGCCGTTTTACTTCCATGGGGTCAACAAACACGAGGACGCAGAC ATCCGAGGGAAAGGCTTCGACTGGCCTCTGGTGGTGAAGGACTTTAACCTGATGAAGTGGATGGGAGTGAACTCCTTCCGCACCAGTCACTATCCCTACGCCGAGGAGATCCTGCAGATGGCCGACCGGCACGGCATCGTCATCATAGACGAGTGTCCTGGGGTGGGAATCAAAGACAT ACGCAGTTTTGGGAACGTTTCTCTGGCTCATCACCTGACTGTCATGGAGGAGCTGGTCCGGCGTGATAAAAACCACCCGTCTGTGGTCATGTGGTCTGTGGCCAATGAGCCGGCGTCTGAAATGCCCCCCGCCGGACTCTACTTCAA GGAACTGGTGTCTCATACGAAATCTCTGGATTCCTCTCGACCGGTCACATACATCACAGCCAGCAACTATGCCAGAGATCTAGGG GCTCCGTATGTGGACGTTATCTGCGTGAACAGCTATCTATCGTGGTATCACGACCCGGGTCACACAGAGCTCATCAGTCTTCAGCTCAACACTCAGTTTGATAACTGGTACGGCAAATACCAGAAACCCATCATCCAGAGCGAGTACGGAGCGGACGCCGTGCCTGGCTTACACAGC GATCCACCCATGATGTTCACAGAGGAGTATCAAAAGACGGTCCTGCAGAACTACCACAACGTGTTCGACCAGAAGAGAAAGGAGTTTGTGATCGGAGAACTGATCTGGAACTTTGCCGACTTCATGACGTCTCAAA ATATCATTCGAGTGGTCGGGAATAAGAAGGGAATCTTCACTCGGCAGCGGCAGCCCAAAGCCGGAGCATTTCTTCTGCGCGAGCGATACTGGAGGATCGCCAATGAGACAGGTGTGCTGCCCACCTGGGCCAGGTATCCCTGTCTGTGA